Below is a window of Cherax quadricarinatus isolate ZL_2023a chromosome 88, ASM3850222v1, whole genome shotgun sequence DNA.
AGTGACATAAGATAACAAGTACTACATACAGTGACATAAGGTAACAAGTACTACATACAGTGACATAAGATAACAAGTACTACATACAGTGACATAAGGTAACAAGAACTACATACAGTGACATAAGGTAACAAGTACTACATACAGTGACATAAGGTAACAAGTACTACATAGTGACATAAGGTAACAAGTACTACATACAGTGACATAAGGTAACAAGTACTACATACAGTGACATAAGGTAACAAGTACTACGTAGTGACATAAGGTAACAAGTACTACATACAGTGACATAAGATAACAAGTACTACATACAGTGACATAAGGTAACAAGTACTACATACAGTGACATAAGATAACAAGTACTACATACAGTGACATAAGGTAACAAGAACTACATACAGTGACATAAGGTAACAAGTACTACATACAGTGACATAAGGTAACAAGTACTACATAGTGACATAAGGTAACAAGTACTACATACAGTGACATAAGGTAATAAGTACTACATACAGTGACATAAGGTAACAAGTACTACGTAGTGACATAAGGTAACAAGTACTATATATAACAAAATATGTAAACATTGTTTACCTCTTCAGCAAATCTTAGTTTTTCTACTTTATTCATAACATCCATTAGGTCTTTCTTCTCTGTGTCTATCTCCATCTGCTCCTTCTGTTCTTCCTCTATCTTCTGTTCCAGCTCTTGTTTCTTCATCTGATTCATCTTTTCTATCTTCATCTGCTCCAGCTCTTCTTTATTTCTCTTCACCTGCTCCAGTTCTTTCTGAATCTTCTGTTCTATTTCTTCTAGCTTCTGCTCCATCTTTTCTACCTTCGTCATCTCCTTTTTTGTTTTCATCTGCTCCAGCTCTTCTTTCTCTATCTTTATTTGCTCCAGATCTTTCTGTATCACTTGCTCCATCTTTCCCATCTTCATCTGCTCTGGCTCGTCTTTCTTCATGTCTTCTCCCATCAAGTTATCCACCTTACCTTTCTCTTTTATCTTCTCTATTAATTCATCTTTATCATCCACTTCTTTgccctctttctcttct
It encodes the following:
- the LOC128698629 gene encoding nucleolar protein 58, whose amino-acid sequence is MLRLLSYSEETNTTTKKEEKEGKEVDDKDELIEKIKEKGKVDNLMGEDMKKDEPEQMKMGKMEQVIQKDLEQIKIEKEELEQMKTKKEMTKVEKMEQKLEEIEQKIQKELEQVKRNKEELEQMKIEKMNQMKKQELEQKIEEEQKEQMEIDTEKKDLMDVMNKVEKLRFAEEENLESSEAECSNISLDTTIDSIGKLEDDLSELEDNAITNFLFSFLSDIRKKVEAIFEEVLALNDHEEALKHEKSALQDADKIVILNTPKKS